The Ketobacter sp. MCCC 1A13808 genome includes a window with the following:
- a CDS encoding MerR family transcriptional regulator — protein sequence MKKQYSISELSKEFDITTRAIRFYEDQGLLSPERDGQKRIYSARDRVLLKLILRGKRLGFTLSESRTLFEMYDPDSGNAKQLQQFLSILDEKEVMLDQQLHDIEVMKIELKEARQRCMSALEQSNSSMASE from the coding sequence ATGAAAAAGCAATACAGCATTAGTGAGCTGTCGAAGGAATTTGACATTACCACAAGGGCGATCCGTTTTTATGAGGATCAGGGTTTGTTGTCGCCGGAACGGGATGGCCAGAAACGCATCTATAGTGCCCGTGACCGTGTGCTGCTTAAACTGATTCTGAGGGGTAAGCGATTGGGGTTTACCTTATCAGAAAGCCGTACCCTGTTCGAAATGTACGATCCGGATTCCGGTAATGCCAAACAGCTTCAACAATTCCTCTCCATACTGGATGAGAAGGAAGTAATGCTTGATCAACAGCTGCATGATATTGAAGTAATGAAGATAGAACTCAAGGAAGCCCGGCAACGTTGTATGTCTGCTCTTGAGCAAAGTAATTCTTCCATGGCTTCCGAATAA
- a CDS encoding BlaI/MecI/CopY family transcriptional regulator, protein MVSTTKGLIGWLGLTRKASRMPVLGRRELAVLNILWECGDQSAQQVLDHLKQSDIGLSTVQSTLERLYRKDLLIRNKCGRAFIYRAKVDKTSIISNLLKDIADELGSGEMEPVISGFMEYLASENPELRSRFNEAINQTPAESSNTDSGHEGD, encoded by the coding sequence ATGGTATCAACTACTAAGGGGCTAATTGGGTGGCTGGGACTGACACGTAAAGCCTCGCGTATGCCCGTGCTGGGACGGCGTGAACTGGCTGTACTGAATATCCTGTGGGAGTGCGGTGATCAGTCTGCGCAACAGGTTCTGGATCATCTGAAACAATCCGATATCGGACTGAGCACCGTACAAAGCACTCTGGAGCGCCTGTATCGCAAGGACCTGCTAATAAGAAACAAATGCGGAAGAGCGTTCATTTATCGGGCTAAAGTCGACAAAACCAGCATCATTAGCAATTTATTAAAAGACATTGCCGATGAACTGGGCAGTGGCGAAATGGAGCCCGTCATATCCGGGTTTATGGAATATCTTGCCAGCGAAAATCCAGAACTGCGATCCAGGTTCAATGAAGCAATCAACCAAACCCCCGCCGAATCATCGAACACGGACAGCGGACACGAAGGTGATTGA
- a CDS encoding isovaleryl-CoA dehydrogenase, whose translation MTTLYPSLNFGFDETIEALRETTHRFAQSEILPRAAQLDKDNQFPADLWKKFGDLGLLGITVDEQYGGSNMGYLAHAIAMEEISRASASVGLSYGAHSNLCVNQIHRNGSESQKSKYLPKLVSGEHVGALAMSEPNAGSDVVSLKLRADKKGDRYILNGNKMWITNGPDADTYVIYAKTDLDQGPHGITAFIVERNSSGFSRSPKLDKLGMRGSNTCELVFEDCEVPEENILGQLNQGIKVLMSGLDYERVVLSGGPTGIMLACLDIVLPYIHERQQFGKAIGEFQLMQAKVADMYTTTNASRAYLYAVAQACDRGAATRKDAAAVILYTAENATRCALDAIQALGGNGYINDYPTGRLLRDAKLYEIGAGTSEIRRMLIGRELFNETH comes from the coding sequence ATGACCACTCTATATCCCTCTCTAAATTTCGGTTTCGACGAAACAATAGAAGCGCTGCGCGAGACCACACATCGATTTGCACAAAGTGAAATACTGCCCCGTGCCGCGCAGTTGGACAAGGACAATCAGTTTCCTGCCGACCTGTGGAAAAAATTCGGTGACCTGGGTTTATTGGGCATTACTGTAGATGAGCAATATGGTGGTAGCAACATGGGCTATCTCGCGCACGCCATTGCCATGGAAGAAATCAGTCGGGCTTCAGCATCGGTTGGTCTGAGCTATGGTGCACACTCCAACTTATGTGTGAATCAGATACATCGAAATGGCAGCGAATCCCAGAAATCAAAGTACCTGCCTAAACTGGTGAGCGGTGAGCATGTCGGTGCGTTGGCGATGAGCGAACCCAACGCGGGGTCAGACGTGGTCAGTTTGAAACTTCGCGCCGATAAAAAGGGTGATCGGTATATTCTAAACGGTAATAAAATGTGGATTACCAACGGCCCGGATGCCGATACCTATGTTATCTATGCAAAAACGGATCTCGATCAAGGTCCACACGGCATTACCGCTTTTATCGTTGAACGCAACAGCAGCGGATTTAGCCGGTCACCCAAACTCGATAAATTGGGCATGCGAGGTTCCAATACCTGTGAGCTGGTATTCGAAGACTGCGAAGTGCCCGAAGAAAATATCCTGGGGCAGTTAAATCAGGGCATAAAGGTGCTGATGAGCGGATTGGACTATGAGCGGGTGGTGTTGTCCGGTGGCCCAACCGGAATCATGCTCGCCTGTCTTGACATCGTTCTACCTTACATTCACGAACGGCAACAGTTCGGCAAAGCCATTGGCGAGTTTCAGCTGATGCAGGCCAAAGTCGCTGATATGTATACAACGACTAATGCAAGCCGGGCGTATCTTTACGCAGTTGCTCAAGCGTGCGATCGAGGCGCTGCGACCCGCAAAGATGCGGCTGCCGTTATTTTATATACCGCAGAAAATGCTACCCGTTGCGCGCTGGATGCCATTCAGGCATTGGGTGGTAACGGTTATATCAATGATTATCCCACCGGTCGTTTATTGAGGGACGCCAAGCTCTATGAAATAGGCGCAGGCACTTCTGAAATCCGTCGCATGCTGATCGGCCGCGAATTATTTAACGAGACACACTGA
- a CDS encoding SDR family oxidoreductase, with product MRKTVLITGCSTGIGKQLALAMAVSGYRVYATARSLHNVEALAAKGILPLQLDVTREDSIGRAIAKIEADGNRVAVLVNNAGYGAMGPLAEMPAAELELQFQTNVFGPMSLIRHCMPHMQEQGDGLIVNIGSVSGIFVTPFSGAYCATKSAVHALSDALRMELAPFNIHVMTVQPGAIESDFGQNAEASLKRTFSAHSKYSSIKEHIEKRARASQNNPTPTSVFVSDLLNEMQKPHPVAVKKIGNGSRSLSLLGRWLPQPIRDNILSKTFGLTALRAKLNAATSTPGKPM from the coding sequence ATGAGAAAAACAGTGCTTATAACAGGGTGCTCCACAGGCATAGGCAAACAATTGGCTTTGGCAATGGCCGTGTCCGGGTACCGGGTCTATGCCACCGCCCGAAGTCTGCATAATGTGGAGGCGTTAGCCGCCAAGGGTATCCTGCCACTGCAGTTGGATGTCACCCGGGAAGACAGTATAGGGCGGGCCATAGCCAAAATAGAAGCAGACGGAAACCGGGTGGCCGTGTTGGTCAACAATGCCGGATACGGTGCAATGGGGCCACTGGCAGAGATGCCGGCGGCAGAATTGGAATTGCAATTTCAAACCAACGTGTTCGGGCCGATGAGCCTGATCCGGCATTGTATGCCACATATGCAGGAGCAAGGCGATGGCTTGATTGTCAATATCGGCTCGGTGTCCGGAATCTTTGTAACGCCTTTTTCCGGCGCTTACTGCGCCACTAAATCCGCCGTGCATGCCCTTTCCGATGCCCTTCGCATGGAGCTGGCGCCGTTTAACATCCATGTCATGACGGTTCAGCCCGGTGCCATCGAATCGGATTTCGGGCAAAATGCAGAAGCTTCACTCAAAAGAACATTTTCCGCACATTCCAAGTATTCTAGTATCAAAGAGCACATCGAAAAGCGCGCACGCGCTTCACAGAACAACCCGACCCCAACCTCAGTATTCGTCAGTGATTTGCTAAATGAAATGCAAAAGCCGCATCCCGTCGCCGTAAAAAAGATCGGAAACGGAAGCCGCTCTCTGTCATTGCTCGGGCGCTGGCTGCCCCAACCGATACGCGACAACATATTGAGCAAAACATTCGGACTGACTGCACTGCGCGCAAAACTGAACGCCGCAACAAGCACACCTGGAAAGCCGATGTAA
- a CDS encoding M56 family metallopeptidase encodes MIEALRTIAEISFFWLFVTQFSSLLTALSFPLMRVTTRRCHPRERALSLLVYGLLPPFIAAWVVALSMHPALTGLFQPPHCHQNDCSPHTPLITRESIVGAAMASVAFLLLMVFITLVYNRVQRAQRKLMTLESLSLEQSSAPEQLPFRIIDSTSLLAWCSGLWKPTVFVSKGLLNRLSKEQLQVVLSHEFCHARRGDNLRKTILHIATALWPNKLRRHIKADLNAACEEVCDLEAADQTQSKSLVTAVIKLLQNADSNSKQIQLSSFAATETRQRVTALETETPHRSGVFCWSFLLILLVMETLLFTSTSHGVLEWLTH; translated from the coding sequence GTGATTGAAGCACTGCGCACGATTGCAGAGATTTCTTTCTTCTGGCTCTTTGTCACCCAGTTTTCCTCCTTGCTGACCGCGCTGTCATTTCCCCTAATGCGCGTAACCACCCGCCGCTGCCATCCCCGGGAGCGAGCTCTCAGCCTGCTGGTTTATGGCCTGCTACCTCCCTTTATCGCTGCCTGGGTTGTCGCCTTGAGTATGCACCCCGCACTTACCGGATTATTTCAGCCACCACATTGCCACCAAAACGATTGCAGCCCCCACACACCTTTAATCACCCGGGAATCCATCGTTGGAGCCGCTATGGCCTCGGTCGCATTCCTACTGCTAATGGTTTTTATCACACTGGTGTACAACCGGGTACAGCGCGCCCAACGTAAGCTGATGACTTTAGAATCACTTTCGCTGGAACAAAGCTCTGCGCCGGAGCAGCTGCCATTTCGTATCATAGACAGTACCAGCCTGTTGGCCTGGTGTAGCGGGCTATGGAAACCCACCGTGTTCGTATCTAAAGGCTTACTTAACAGGCTCAGCAAGGAACAGTTGCAGGTTGTTCTGAGCCATGAGTTCTGTCATGCCAGACGAGGAGATAATCTGCGCAAAACGATCTTACACATTGCAACCGCACTCTGGCCAAACAAACTGAGGCGACACATCAAAGCCGATTTGAATGCGGCCTGTGAAGAAGTTTGTGACCTGGAGGCAGCCGATCAAACGCAGAGCAAATCGCTGGTTACCGCTGTCATAAAGTTACTGCAGAACGCGGACAGCAACTCAAAACAAATACAACTGTCCTCGTTTGCAGCTACTGAAACCCGGCAGCGGGTAACAGCACTGGAAACCGAAACCCCTCACCGGTCTGGCGTTTTTTGCTGGTCGTTCCTTCTTATACTTCTGGTGATGGAAACCCTGTTGTTCACTTCAACCTCACATGGCGTTCTGGAGTGGTTAACACACTAA
- a CDS encoding glycerol-3-phosphate dehydrogenase/oxidase has translation MTSLIDREDFWNTLTRKQDAWDVVIIGGGITGAGILYQAALHGLSAVLFEQKDFAWGTSSRTTKMVHGGLRYITQGDLKLTKQSVQERDHLLRAAPGLVEQMDFLFPIRKGQLPGKLVLNSLLAIYDKLAGTTSHGYLDEKKLKLRIPALNADNLKGASYYTDAVTDDARLVLRVLHAALHQGALAGNYMQVQKLLLDQSDNVSGVQVNNITNGKSLHIRARTVVNATGAWSDSLREPVSGERTIRPLRGSHIVIPHQYAPVTDALTLFHPQDKRAVFILPWEQTTLVGTTDLDHKTSLSIEPEISQAELNYLLTLVKQQFPGSDLQKEHIISSYAGVRPVISKDRSKPPSKEKREHKVWQDKNLISVSGGKLTTFRLIALDVIGIILQNIKPEVTVDENSPPLETATTTERDLALDNPGLSRRLIGSYGNYSLQIKQNARGGELRPITTTRFCLAELRWAARQEAVVHLDDLLLRRTRLGLLIPGGAASQLDSIKTICQEELGWSDAIWKSEKQRYLHLWAKHYSLPKTHSNKVV, from the coding sequence GTGACCAGCCTGATTGATCGTGAAGACTTTTGGAATACCCTGACCCGCAAGCAGGATGCGTGGGATGTGGTGATTATTGGTGGAGGAATCACCGGGGCGGGCATTTTATACCAAGCCGCCCTTCACGGGTTGTCCGCAGTCTTATTTGAGCAAAAAGATTTTGCCTGGGGTACATCCAGCCGAACGACCAAAATGGTGCATGGCGGTTTACGTTATATAACCCAGGGCGATCTTAAATTGACTAAGCAGTCAGTGCAAGAACGTGATCACCTGTTAAGAGCGGCTCCCGGTCTGGTCGAACAAATGGATTTTCTATTCCCAATACGCAAAGGGCAATTGCCGGGAAAATTGGTATTGAATAGTTTGCTGGCAATCTACGACAAATTGGCCGGAACGACCTCCCATGGGTATCTGGATGAAAAAAAACTCAAACTCAGGATTCCCGCGCTAAATGCTGACAATCTGAAAGGTGCCAGTTATTACACCGATGCCGTTACGGATGACGCACGGCTGGTGTTGCGGGTGCTGCATGCGGCTTTGCACCAGGGCGCGCTGGCCGGCAATTATATGCAGGTGCAAAAACTGCTACTCGATCAAAGTGATAATGTCTCCGGTGTCCAGGTCAACAATATAACCAACGGAAAATCATTGCATATTAGAGCGCGCACGGTGGTTAACGCGACCGGTGCCTGGAGTGATAGCCTGCGCGAGCCGGTCAGCGGTGAACGAACTATCCGCCCGCTTCGGGGTAGCCACATTGTCATACCTCATCAGTATGCGCCAGTAACCGATGCGCTAACTTTATTTCACCCGCAAGATAAACGCGCTGTATTTATCTTGCCTTGGGAACAAACCACCCTTGTTGGCACGACCGACCTGGATCACAAGACCAGCCTGTCCATTGAGCCTGAAATCTCGCAAGCTGAATTGAACTATCTTTTAACCCTGGTAAAGCAACAATTTCCAGGCAGCGATTTGCAAAAAGAACACATCATTTCAAGTTACGCCGGTGTAAGGCCTGTGATCAGTAAAGATCGCAGCAAACCGCCGTCCAAAGAAAAGCGGGAACATAAAGTATGGCAGGATAAAAACCTGATCAGTGTCAGCGGAGGAAAATTGACTACATTCCGCCTTATCGCACTGGATGTGATTGGAATTATCCTGCAAAACATAAAGCCGGAAGTCACGGTGGACGAAAATAGCCCTCCGCTGGAAACCGCCACCACAACCGAGCGCGATTTGGCATTAGATAATCCAGGCCTATCACGGCGTTTGATAGGCAGCTATGGAAACTATTCTCTTCAGATTAAACAAAATGCTCGCGGCGGAGAATTAAGACCCATTACCACTACCCGCTTCTGCTTGGCAGAACTAAGGTGGGCTGCACGGCAGGAGGCGGTCGTTCATTTAGATGATCTGCTATTACGCCGCACGCGGCTGGGGTTGTTGATTCCTGGCGGCGCAGCCAGCCAGCTGGACAGCATAAAAACCATTTGTCAGGAAGAGTTAGGCTGGAGTGATGCCATCTGGAAATCTGAAAAGCAACGCTATCTACATTTGTGGGCGAAACACTACTCGCTGCCTAAAACGCATTCCAATAAAGTCGTGTGA
- a CDS encoding TonB-dependent receptor, producing MKTVAKFSLILASVTGFAEGADPIAVEEVVVEGRRVNLVGEAVSASQGEISQEEIKLRPLLRTGEVLELVPGMVVTQHSGTGKANQYFMRGFNLDHGTEFSTTVDGMPVNMRSHGHGQGYTDLNFLIPETISNIKYKKGPYYADVGDFSGVGSAEMQTANEFDQGTVELTLGEYDYSRLLATNSVSSESGQWLYGLEANFNNGPWTDIEEDMEKLNLILKHAREVSGGTLQFTLMAYDNQWNSADQIPQRAVEAGIIDDFGSIDTRVGGESSRYSFSTLWSNGAFEVSAYAVQYDMTLWSNFTYFLDDENRGDQFEQVDERWIYGGRASYLMKDTIAGKSTINKFGTELRYDAVDEVGLYHTAARQRLGAVRSDELDEFSIGLYWENQIFWSSALRTVFGLRYDYYDFDVASRIPMNSEGVDLSVNGGQSDDSQLSAKASLIYTINEQWETYLSAGQGFHSNDARGATIQVDPLSGVNVAQVDPLVASFGYEAGLRGFWHERLNTSIALWQLDLDSELLFVGDAGTTEPSRESRRRGVEITAYYRLTDDWTLDLEYAHTDAEFVGNDAGGNHVPGAINDVLQTGISADFDNGWFGSARLRYFGERTLVEDGSITSDPSTVVNLRAGYHFASWTLTADLLNALDSDDHDIDYYYESRLTTEPSGAGIEDIHYHILEPRTLRISLALEY from the coding sequence ATGAAAACAGTAGCAAAATTCAGTTTAATATTGGCAAGTGTCACCGGATTTGCAGAAGGCGCAGATCCGATTGCTGTTGAAGAAGTGGTCGTGGAAGGCCGCCGGGTGAATTTGGTGGGGGAAGCCGTATCGGCTTCCCAGGGTGAGATCAGTCAGGAAGAAATTAAATTGCGTCCCTTGCTAAGAACCGGCGAAGTGCTTGAGCTGGTGCCGGGTATGGTGGTGACCCAGCACAGCGGTACGGGCAAAGCCAACCAATATTTTATGCGCGGTTTCAATCTGGACCATGGAACCGAATTTTCCACTACGGTAGACGGTATGCCGGTGAATATGCGATCCCATGGCCACGGTCAGGGGTATACGGATCTTAACTTTCTTATTCCGGAAACTATCAGCAACATTAAATATAAAAAAGGGCCGTACTACGCTGATGTTGGAGACTTTAGTGGCGTGGGCAGTGCAGAAATGCAAACTGCCAATGAGTTTGACCAGGGCACTGTAGAGTTGACGTTAGGTGAGTATGACTATTCTCGCTTGCTGGCCACCAACAGCGTGAGTAGCGAAAGCGGTCAATGGCTATATGGATTGGAAGCTAATTTTAATAATGGACCCTGGACTGATATCGAAGAGGACATGGAAAAACTGAATTTGATTTTAAAGCATGCGCGGGAGGTGTCCGGGGGAACGTTGCAATTTACTTTGATGGCATACGACAATCAATGGAATAGCGCGGACCAGATTCCTCAGCGTGCTGTGGAGGCGGGTATTATCGATGATTTCGGGTCAATAGATACCCGTGTCGGCGGCGAATCCAGCCGTTATAGTTTCAGTACTTTATGGAGTAACGGGGCGTTTGAGGTGTCAGCATACGCAGTGCAGTACGACATGACACTGTGGTCTAACTTCACCTATTTTCTTGACGATGAAAACAGGGGTGACCAATTTGAACAAGTAGATGAGCGTTGGATATATGGCGGGCGTGCCAGCTACCTAATGAAGGATACAATCGCGGGTAAGAGCACGATAAATAAGTTCGGTACCGAATTGCGCTACGATGCCGTTGATGAAGTGGGGTTGTATCACACAGCAGCCCGGCAACGCCTGGGTGCTGTCCGCAGTGATGAATTGGATGAATTCAGTATCGGGCTTTATTGGGAGAACCAGATTTTCTGGAGCAGTGCCCTGCGCACGGTGTTTGGTCTACGGTATGACTATTATGATTTCGATGTCGCAAGCCGTATCCCTATGAACAGTGAAGGTGTTGATCTCAGCGTGAATGGCGGTCAATCAGATGACAGTCAACTGTCAGCAAAAGCCAGCTTGATTTATACCATAAACGAGCAGTGGGAAACCTATCTGTCGGCAGGACAGGGCTTTCACTCCAATGATGCCCGTGGTGCCACCATTCAGGTAGATCCGTTGTCGGGCGTTAATGTAGCGCAGGTAGACCCATTGGTCGCATCCTTCGGCTATGAGGCCGGGTTACGCGGCTTTTGGCATGAGCGATTAAACACATCTATCGCTTTGTGGCAACTGGATCTGGACAGCGAATTGCTGTTTGTGGGGGACGCCGGCACCACGGAACCGAGCCGTGAGTCCAGGCGTCGCGGCGTGGAGATCACCGCGTATTATCGCCTGACTGACGACTGGACACTGGATTTGGAATACGCTCATACCGATGCGGAATTTGTCGGCAACGATGCCGGTGGTAATCATGTGCCCGGGGCGATCAATGATGTATTGCAAACCGGCATCAGCGCAGACTTTGATAATGGTTGGTTCGGTAGTGCGCGGTTGCGGTATTTCGGCGAGCGGACGTTGGTGGAAGACGGTTCAATTACTTCGGACCCCAGCACCGTTGTTAACTTGCGAGCCGGATATCACTTTGCCAGCTGGACCTTAACAGCTGATTTGTTAAATGCGCTGGATAGCGATGATCACGATATTGACTACTATTATGAATCACGTTTGACCACTGAGCCATCGGGTGCAGGGATTGAGGATATTCATTACCATATTCTGGAACCACGCACGCTCCGGATTTCATTGGCACTGGAATACTGA